A window from Fragaria vesca subsp. vesca linkage group LG5, FraVesHawaii_1.0, whole genome shotgun sequence encodes these proteins:
- the LOC101314090 gene encoding probable small nuclear ribonucleoprotein F-like isoform 1 encodes MATIPVNPKPFLNNLTGKTVFVKLKWGMEYKGFLVSVDSYMNLQLANTEEYIDGQFTGNLGEILIRCNNVLYLRGVPEDEEIEDAEQD; translated from the exons ATGGCT ACAATTCCTGTCAACCCGAAACCTTTTTTGAACAATCTCACTGGGAAGACCGTGTTTGTCAAGCTCAAATGGGGAATGGAATACAAAG GTTTCCTTGTCTCTGTGGATTCCTACATGAATTTGCAG TTGGCCAACACTGAAGAATATATTGATGGACAATTTACTGGAAATCTTGGGGAGATTTTGATCAG GTGCAACAATGTTCTCTATCTTCGTGGGGTGCCTGAGGATGAAGAAATTGAAGATGCTGAACAAGACTGA
- the LOC101314090 gene encoding probable small nuclear ribonucleoprotein F-like isoform 2, producing MQTIPVNPKPFLNNLTGKTVFVKLKWGMEYKGFLVSVDSYMNLQLANTEEYIDGQFTGNLGEILIRCNNVLYLRGVPEDEEIEDAEQD from the exons ATGCAGACAATTCCTGTCAACCCGAAACCTTTTTTGAACAATCTCACTGGGAAGACCGTGTTTGTCAAGCTCAAATGGGGAATGGAATACAAAG GTTTCCTTGTCTCTGTGGATTCCTACATGAATTTGCAG TTGGCCAACACTGAAGAATATATTGATGGACAATTTACTGGAAATCTTGGGGAGATTTTGATCAG GTGCAACAATGTTCTCTATCTTCGTGGGGTGCCTGAGGATGAAGAAATTGAAGATGCTGAACAAGACTGA